The Polyangium spumosum genome includes a window with the following:
- a CDS encoding GMC family oxidoreductase: MQAETIVVGAGSSGAVIAARATERSDREVLLVEAGPDYPPSVTLPSDLVDGTKNSMTEHDWGFSYLPMPGHDAWVYPRGKVVGGSSAVNTCIALRGQPYDYDEWAALGLPEWSFEACLPALKRLEDDHDIHNRWHGEGGPIPIRRHPPEELTAFQAAFVEACRALGFPACPDQNDPDPFGVGPQPMNKVGGVRMSAARCYLDEDVRRRDNLRIRPRTCVRRVLFHNGKVTGLEVETEGKVEVVSTNRVVLAAGAISTPGILLRSGIGPRDLVERLGVELVSDVPAVGARLLDHPGSLAIFIPKNHGFASVRHPLIQTVLRYTSEGSPFPSDMQLQPFSFFAWPGNHMPLVGISCCVGKPRGHGRITWTSADPSAKPLIELETVSHPDDRACAAEAMELAGHVARTRPLRDLVVPFWPNDHVLRSRAEISRWIEFSSGSGYHPSGTVPMGPEGDPAAAVDGRGHVRGVSGLIVADASIMPTIVSTNTNVTALMMGERFGEWLRDGGL, translated from the coding sequence ATGCAAGCGGAGACCATCGTGGTGGGTGCCGGCTCGTCCGGCGCGGTGATCGCGGCCCGCGCGACCGAGCGCTCGGATCGTGAGGTGCTGCTCGTCGAGGCCGGGCCCGACTATCCCCCGAGCGTGACGCTCCCGTCGGATCTCGTGGACGGCACGAAGAACTCGATGACCGAACACGACTGGGGGTTCTCCTACCTGCCCATGCCCGGGCACGACGCCTGGGTGTACCCGCGCGGCAAGGTCGTCGGAGGCTCCTCGGCGGTCAACACCTGCATCGCCCTCCGCGGCCAGCCCTACGATTACGACGAATGGGCCGCGCTCGGCCTGCCCGAATGGAGCTTCGAGGCCTGCCTGCCCGCGCTCAAGCGCCTCGAAGACGATCACGACATCCACAACCGATGGCACGGAGAGGGCGGCCCCATCCCGATCCGGCGCCACCCGCCCGAGGAGCTCACCGCGTTCCAGGCTGCGTTCGTCGAGGCCTGCCGCGCCCTCGGTTTCCCGGCCTGCCCCGATCAAAACGACCCCGACCCGTTCGGCGTCGGCCCGCAGCCGATGAACAAGGTCGGCGGCGTCCGCATGAGCGCCGCGCGTTGTTATCTCGACGAGGACGTCCGCCGCCGCGACAACCTCCGGATCCGCCCGCGCACCTGCGTCCGGCGCGTCCTCTTCCACAATGGCAAGGTCACGGGCCTCGAGGTCGAGACCGAGGGGAAGGTGGAGGTCGTCTCCACGAACCGTGTCGTCCTCGCGGCCGGCGCCATTTCCACGCCGGGGATCCTCCTTCGCTCGGGGATCGGCCCGAGGGACCTCGTCGAGCGGCTCGGCGTCGAGCTCGTCTCCGACGTGCCGGCCGTGGGCGCGCGCCTGCTCGACCACCCGGGCTCGCTCGCGATCTTCATCCCGAAAAACCACGGATTCGCCAGCGTCCGGCATCCGCTCATTCAAACCGTCTTGCGTTACACCTCGGAGGGCAGCCCCTTCCCGAGCGACATGCAGCTCCAGCCGTTCTCGTTCTTCGCCTGGCCCGGCAATCACATGCCGCTCGTCGGCATCTCCTGCTGCGTGGGCAAACCTCGGGGCCACGGCCGCATCACCTGGACGAGCGCCGATCCTTCGGCCAAACCCCTCATCGAGCTCGAGACGGTCAGCCACCCCGACGACCGCGCCTGCGCCGCCGAGGCCATGGAGCTCGCCGGCCACGTCGCGCGGACGAGACCCTTGCGCGACCTCGTCGTCCCCTTCTGGCCGAACGACCACGTCCTCCGCAGCCGCGCGGAGATCTCGCGCTGGATCGAGTTCAGCTCCGGCTCGGGGTATCACCCCTCCGGCACCGTCCCGATGGGGCCGGAGGGGGATCCCGCGGCGGCCGTCGACGGCCGCGGCCACGTGCGTGGCGTCTCCGGCCTCATCGTGGCGGACGCGAGCATCATGCCGACGATCGTCAGTACGAACACGAACGTCACGGCGTTGATGATGGGCGAGCGGTTCGGGGAGTGGTTGCGGGACGGGGGGCTCTGA
- a CDS encoding CoA-binding protein: MARTESKGRIVTDSRRIEEIARNARRVAVLGIKTEAQAGQPAHYVPAYLQGAGVEIVPVPVYYPDVTKILGQPVYRRLADVPGEIDILDVFRRPSDIPPHVDDILALRPKVVWFQSGIRNDEVAERLAREGIEVVQDRCLMVEHRHAR; encoded by the coding sequence ATGGCCAGAACCGAGAGCAAGGGTCGTATCGTCACGGACAGCCGCCGCATCGAGGAGATCGCACGCAATGCCAGGCGGGTCGCCGTGCTCGGCATCAAGACCGAAGCGCAGGCGGGCCAGCCCGCCCATTACGTGCCCGCGTATCTCCAGGGCGCGGGCGTCGAGATCGTCCCCGTCCCCGTCTATTACCCCGACGTGACGAAGATCCTCGGCCAGCCCGTCTATCGGCGCCTCGCCGACGTGCCGGGCGAGATCGACATCCTCGACGTCTTCCGGCGCCCGAGCGACATCCCGCCGCACGTGGACGACATCCTCGCGTTGCGCCCGAAGGTCGTCTGGTTCCAGTCGGGCATTCGTAACGACGAAGTGGCCGAGCGCCTCGCGCGCGAAGGAATCGAGGTCGTTCAAGACCGCTGCTTGATGGTCGAACACCGCCACGCGCGCTGA
- a CDS encoding leucine-rich repeat domain-containing protein, with protein sequence MLAERLGAAEETGKLDLRGLMLGQVPTAIRALRNLVELDLGSNALTEVPAWLGDFPALEVLTLERNALEDLPRKLGKLERLRVLDLSHNKLQEVPSFVAELPSLVSLDLGQNRITQAPRWLASRTRLRAFSLGKNPLDTFPEPVLSLPHLEELGLAGLGFEALPAELGALTALQKLDLGENQLSGLPASIGELGALRALVLRGNRLTALPPMLPALRTLRALDLSGNRIGALPLAGYAWAGMEALELADNPLLVLPEEITKLATLHRLDLRNTWLESLPDALASLRGLRTLLLAGAPVGLRDGRPPDVIFTLERLVELDLSLAGITTLPEAIGWLSELRFLGLQGNPLAAIPAALRSMTQLEELDLTDTPFGRTDEVEALSLVLPRTRVICVDWAATYRSMLEDVYILRDDTGLDDVAIARWVVARERGASLPRFANVRPADEEVLERLHTLVFVRAPQRRVTTRAAVGVLVDLVVKDQLGWHEVLEQLLHGVHASGMKSRRAADTSR encoded by the coding sequence ATGCTGGCCGAACGCCTCGGGGCCGCCGAAGAAACGGGCAAGCTCGATCTGCGTGGTCTCATGCTCGGCCAGGTCCCGACCGCGATCCGCGCGCTCCGGAACCTCGTCGAGCTCGACCTCGGGAGCAATGCCCTCACGGAGGTGCCCGCGTGGCTCGGCGACTTCCCCGCGCTCGAGGTCCTCACGCTCGAGCGAAACGCCCTCGAGGACCTGCCCCGCAAGCTCGGGAAGCTCGAGCGGCTCCGGGTCCTCGATCTCAGCCACAACAAGCTCCAGGAGGTGCCCTCGTTCGTCGCGGAGCTGCCCTCGCTCGTGTCGCTCGACCTCGGCCAGAACCGCATCACCCAGGCGCCGCGGTGGCTCGCGAGCCGGACGAGGCTCCGGGCGTTTTCGCTCGGGAAAAACCCGCTCGACACGTTCCCGGAGCCGGTGCTGTCGCTCCCCCACCTCGAGGAGCTCGGGCTCGCGGGGCTCGGGTTCGAGGCGCTGCCGGCGGAGCTCGGCGCGCTCACGGCGCTCCAGAAGCTCGACCTCGGCGAAAACCAGCTCTCGGGGCTGCCCGCGTCGATCGGCGAGCTCGGCGCGCTCCGGGCGCTCGTGCTGCGCGGAAACCGGCTCACGGCGCTGCCGCCGATGTTGCCGGCCCTCCGGACGTTGCGCGCGCTCGACCTGTCGGGCAACCGCATCGGCGCGCTGCCGCTCGCGGGGTACGCGTGGGCGGGGATGGAGGCGCTGGAGCTCGCCGACAACCCCTTGCTCGTGTTGCCCGAGGAGATCACGAAGCTCGCCACGCTCCATCGGCTCGACCTGCGAAACACGTGGCTCGAGAGCCTGCCCGACGCGCTCGCGAGCCTCCGGGGGCTGCGGACGCTCCTGCTCGCCGGCGCGCCCGTGGGGCTACGCGACGGCAGGCCGCCGGACGTGATCTTCACGCTGGAGCGCCTCGTGGAGCTCGACCTGTCGCTCGCGGGGATCACCACGCTGCCCGAGGCGATCGGGTGGCTCTCCGAGCTCCGTTTCCTGGGGCTGCAAGGCAACCCGCTCGCGGCGATCCCGGCGGCGCTGCGATCGATGACGCAGCTCGAAGAGCTCGACCTCACGGACACGCCGTTCGGCCGGACGGACGAGGTGGAGGCGCTCTCGCTCGTGCTGCCGAGGACGCGCGTGATCTGCGTCGATTGGGCCGCGACGTACCGGTCGATGCTGGAGGACGTTTACATTCTGCGAGACGACACGGGGCTCGACGACGTCGCGATTGCGAGGTGGGTGGTGGCGCGCGAGCGCGGGGCGAGCTTGCCGCGGTTCGCGAACGTCCGCCCGGCGGACGAGGAGGTGCTCGAGCGGCTGCACACGCTGGTCTTCGTGCGGGCTCCGCAGCGGCGCGTGACGACGCGGGCGGCGGTGGGGGTGCTGGTCGACCTCGTGGTGAAGGATCAGCTCGGCTGGCACGAGGTGCTGGAGCAGCTCCTGCACGGCGTGCACGCGAGCGGAATGAAGAGCCGCCGCGCCGCGGACACGTCGCGATGA